CAGCCAGGCGGCGTCGGCCTCGGTGTCGCCGTGGGTGATCCCGACCAGGACCAGCAGCCCGGGGCCGATCTCCCCCGTCAGCTCCCCGTCGGCCACCACCCGGGCCCAGGCGACCCGGGACACCACGGCCCGCACCTAGCGGTCCCCGGTGCCGTTCCCGGCGTGCGGTACCACCCGGAAGGCGTCGTAGACGCCATCGACCCGCTTGACGGTGGACAGGACGTGGGCCAGGTGCGAGATGTCGGCCAGCTCGAAGGTGAAGCGCAGGGTGGCGACCCGGTCGCGGCCGGTGGCCACGGTGGCCGACATGATGTTGACGTGGTGGTCGGAGAGGACCTCGGTGATGTCGCGCAGCAGCTTGGTCCGGTCCAGGGCCTCGACCTGGATGGTGACCGCGAACACGCTCGGCCCCGAGGTGTCCCACTCGACCTCGATGATGCGGTTCTGGTCGCGGCGCAGGTTGTCGGCGTTGGGGCAGTCCTCGCGGTGGACGCTGACGCCGTGGCCGCGGGTGACGAAGCCGATGATCGGGTCGCGGGGCACCGGTGTGCAGCAGCGGGCCAGCTTGACCCAGACGTCCTCGACGCCCTTGACGACCACGCCCCGGCTGGCCGGCTGGGGCCGGGTCTGGCGGACGGCCCGCTCCAGCACCAGGTCGTCGTCGTCGTCCTCCTGCTCCTCGCCGCCCAGGTCGGCCAGGAGGCGCTGCACCACCGCCTGGGCCGAGGTCTGGCCCGACCCCACGGCCGCGTAGAACGCCTCCAGGCTGGCGAAGCGCATGTCGGCGGCGAGCGCGGTCAGGGCCCCGCCCTGGGTCAGCTTCTGCAGCGGCAGGCCGGCCTTGCGCATGGCCCGCACCAGCGCGTCCTTGCCGGCCTCGATGGCGTCCTCGCGCCGCTCCCTGGCGAACCACTGGCGGATCTTGTTGCGGGCCCGCGGGGTCTTGACGATCCCCAGCCAGTCCCGCGACGGACCGGCGTCCTGGGCCTTGGAGGTGAAGATCTCGACGTTGTCGCCGTTCTCCAGGGCGTGCTCGAGCGGCACCAGCCGCTTGTTGACCCGGGCGCCGACGCAGCGGTGGCCGACCTCGGTGTGGACGGCGTAGGCGAAGTCGATCGGGGTCGCCCCGGCCGGGAGCTGGATCACGTCGCCCTTGGGGGTGAACACGAACACCTCGTCGACGTACAGGTCGGTCTCGAGGTTCTCGATGAAGTCGCGCGGGTCGGACAGCTCCCGCTGCCAGTCGATCAGCTGGCGCAGCCAGCCCATCTCCTGCTCGGTGGCCGGCTTGCCGTCCTTGGACTTGTAGCGCCAGTGGGCGGCCACGCCGTACTCGGCGGTGCGGTGCATGGCCTTGGTCCGGATCTGGATCTCCAGCGGCTTGCCCTGGGGCCCGACCACGGTCGTGTGCAGCGACTGGTAGAGGTTGAACTTGGGCATGGCGATGTAGTCCTTGAACCGGCCCGGGACCGGCTTCCAGACGGCGTGGACCTGCCCGAGGGCGGCGTAGCAGTCCTTGATCGAGTCGACCAGGATGCGCACCCCGACCAGGTCGAAGATCTCGGCGAACTCCTTGCCCCGCACCACCATCTTCTCGTAGATGGAGTAGTAGTGCTTGGGCCGCCCGCTGACCACGGCCCGCAGCTTCACCTGCTTGAGCTGGGCGTTCACCTGCTCGATGACCTCGGCCAGGTACTGCTCGCGGGCCGGGGCGCGCTCGGCCGTCATGCGCGCGATCTCCTCGTACCGCAGCGGGTACAGGGTCGCGAAGGCCAGGTCCTCCAGCTCCCACTTGATCGAGTGGATGCCGAGCCGGTTGGCCAGCGGGGCGTAGATCTCCAGGACCTCGCGGGCCTTGCCCTCCTGGGCCTCGCGGTCCAGGTAGCCGACGTCGCGCATGTTGTGGAGCCGGTCGGCCAGCTTGATCACCAGCACCCGGATGTCGCGGGCCATGGCGATGACCATCTTGCGGATGATCTCGGCCTGGGCCGCCTCGCGGCCCTCGAACCCGATCCGGTCCAGCTTGACCAGCCCGTCGGAGATCTTGGCCACCTCGGGCCCGAACTGCTCGCCGATCTCCTCCAGGGTGACCAGGTCCTCCTCGACGGCGTCGTGCAGCAGGGCCGCCGCGACCGAGACGGCGTCCAGCCCCAGGTCGGCCACGACCGTGGCCACCCCCAGCGGATGGGCCAGATAGGGCACGCCAGAGGCCCGGCGCTTGCCGCCGTGGCGCCCGCGGGCCAGCTCGAAGGCGCGGCCAACGGTGGCGGTGTCGGCCCGGGGGTTGCGCTGGCGGACCCGCTGCAGCAGCGGAGCCACATCGGGCTCGGGCGGCAGC
The sequence above is drawn from the Actinomycetota bacterium genome and encodes:
- a CDS encoding bifunctional (p)ppGpp synthetase/guanosine-3',5'-bis(diphosphate) 3'-pyrophosphohydrolase translates to MAQQHPTAVPDGLALEREPQPGAGVDGENGAAAGAVTRPYDAGLPPEPDVAPLLQRVRQRNPRADTATVGRAFELARGRHGGKRRASGVPYLAHPLGVATVVADLGLDAVSVAAALLHDAVEEDLVTLEEIGEQFGPEVAKISDGLVKLDRIGFEGREAAQAEIIRKMVIAMARDIRVLVIKLADRLHNMRDVGYLDREAQEGKAREVLEIYAPLANRLGIHSIKWELEDLAFATLYPLRYEEIARMTAERAPAREQYLAEVIEQVNAQLKQVKLRAVVSGRPKHYYSIYEKMVVRGKEFAEIFDLVGVRILVDSIKDCYAALGQVHAVWKPVPGRFKDYIAMPKFNLYQSLHTTVVGPQGKPLEIQIRTKAMHRTAEYGVAAHWRYKSKDGKPATEQEMGWLRQLIDWQRELSDPRDFIENLETDLYVDEVFVFTPKGDVIQLPAGATPIDFAYAVHTEVGHRCVGARVNKRLVPLEHALENGDNVEIFTSKAQDAGPSRDWLGIVKTPRARNKIRQWFARERREDAIEAGKDALVRAMRKAGLPLQKLTQGGALTALAADMRFASLEAFYAAVGSGQTSAQAVVQRLLADLGGEEQEDDDDDLVLERAVRQTRPQPASRGVVVKGVEDVWVKLARCCTPVPRDPIIGFVTRGHGVSVHREDCPNADNLRRDQNRIIEVEWDTSGPSVFAVTIQVEALDRTKLLRDITEVLSDHHVNIMSATVATGRDRVATLRFTFELADISHLAHVLSTVKRVDGVYDAFRVVPHAGNGTGDR